CAAATTCTGGCAAATTCATTTTTTTGTATGTCATTGCTTTTGCGAATTTCGCTGCACCTAGTTTGTTACTGCGTGGATATTCTTTTTCAAGACGCGCAAAGTATTTAATCGCCTCTGCGTAGTTGTTGTGATCCACCGCCATGCGCCCTGCTAAGAACAAAGCATTGTCAGCGTAAGAGCTTTGCGGAAATCTTGAGAGCAGGCTTTGCAGACGACTCTTAAATGCAATTTCATCGTCGCTTTGATAAGCGCTTACCATTTCAGCATATAAGGTGATGTCATTTTCTTTCGAAATATCTTTTCCTGTGAGTTCCACGAGAAGAGATTGCTGACTTAAGTCTTTCGAAGATTGTTTATGTGCTTGTGCGGCAGGCTTTGCCAACACGCTCATAGGAACACTTAAAAGGACCGTTGCTGCTAATAGTCTAAGTTGCTTCATCTCTCGACACCTCTTGATCTTTCTCCAGTATGACACGCATTGAGAAGTGCAAACAAGCAGGAGTTATCCACATAAAATGTTGAGTTATTGTAATGCTAGACCTTGGACCTGTTGGTTTTCAAGGGTTTCAGCGATTTGCACAGAACTTACGCACATGATAACTATATGAAATGACTGAATATAAATACATTAATGCCGTGTAATTGAGCGAGCAAATGTCAGATCTTAAAATCCGACCTCAGGAGACGCGCGGACCCAAAGACAGATTATTTTAGAAATCGTGCGCGTTACGAAATTTGCTAAGTGCTGAGAACTATGATTATTCTGCTTGTTCTTGCTTTGACCTTAAGCACACCACTTCCCAGCTCTTTGCTTACAAACACATCAGCACTTGCCTCTACTTTCCAACAAAAATGTGTACAGATTCTGCCAAAGAATTTTGAACATCACACTTCGTTAGCATCTCTTGTTTGTGGCGAAAAAATCACAGACGCAGAGTTAAAAGAAAATCTAAGCAAAACTTCTTTGATTCATATCTTTGTGATCTCCGGTTCTCACCTCATTTTGCTTGATGAACTTCTAAGCATTTTCAAAATTCCAGTCATTGTAAGATTTCTTTTTTTGGGCTCGTACTCTTTGGTTTCAGGTTGGCAAGCGCCCGCTGTGCGAGCATTTCTTGGACTGGGTCTGCGCGAAGTTTTCCGGCGCAGGCACCTTCACTTGCCCGCTGATCTTGGCGTTCTTGCGACGGGCTTTACAACGCTGATTCTGTTTCCTGGATGGTGGAACTCGTTGTCTCTGCAAATGAGCTGGTGCGCAGCCTTAGCGCTTTCAACGTCTTCGGCGCTGCGAATAAAAAATGCCTTTGCCCGCGCTGTTTTCTCACAGGTCGCGATTTTCTTTTTTATGAGTGCACCTCTTTGGGGACTCGGAAGCCTGCATCCGTTGAGCATTCTTTATAATTTGTTTTTAGCTCCCGTGGTTTCTTATATTTTGTTGCCTCTGAGTTTCCTAGCGGCGGCCTTTTCCCCGTTTTTGATTTTGTTTGAAAAAGTTATGGGATTTTTTAATGACGCTTTGATTGTTCTCTCAGAGCCCATAGAGATTCACAAACGTTCGTTGCCTTCTGTAGGACTGCTTTGGACTTGGATTCTGGGGTGGCATTGTGTGATGCATTTTCTGCGTTTGCATCTGTGGCAAGGGAAAGATGCGCCATGAAGTATTTAGTTTTTCTCATTGTCACGTTGAGCGCAAGTTTGCTGACAGATCTTTCAGCGCAATCCTATGTCGTTGTCTGGAATGTGGGACAAGGTCAGTGGGTTACCGCTGTTTCTCCTTCAAACTGTATTCATTTTGATATGGGCGGAGAGTTCTTTCCTTGGGGAAAAATTCTTAATTCGTGCGCCACT
This region of Bdellovibrio sp. BCCA genomic DNA includes:
- a CDS encoding ComEC/Rec2 family competence protein, with amino-acid sequence MIILLVLALTLSTPLPSSLLTNTSALASTFQQKCVQILPKNFEHHTSLASLVCGEKITDAELKENLSKTSLIHIFVISGSHLILLDELLSIFKIPVIVRFLFLGSYSLVSGWQAPAVRAFLGLGLREVFRRRHLHLPADLGVLATGFTTLILFPGWWNSLSLQMSWCAALALSTSSALRIKNAFARAVFSQVAIFFFMSAPLWGLGSLHPLSILYNLFLAPVVSYILLPLSFLAAAFSPFLILFEKVMGFFNDALIVLSEPIEIHKRSLPSVGLLWTWILGWHCVMHFLRLHLWQGKDAP
- a CDS encoding tetratricopeptide repeat protein — its product is MKQLRLLAATVLLSVPMSVLAKPAAQAHKQSSKDLSQQSLLVELTGKDISKENDITLYAEMVSAYQSDDEIAFKSRLQSLLSRFPQSSYADNALFLAGRMAVDHNNYAEAIKYFARLEKEYPRSNKLGAAKFAKAMTYKKMNLPEFAKRNLQEVRVKFPGSPESFRADAELKMFK